DNA sequence from the Armigeres subalbatus isolate Guangzhou_Male chromosome 1, GZ_Asu_2, whole genome shotgun sequence genome:
ttaacgaaatgtttacatactctatgttttattttctgagagtcagtgctcagaagattaagaatctcaaaactgcagtttaaacttaccccttttcattctagtggagattgtaggaaggttgcattcatgacagaatgggtggaaattaattaaatttatgttcagaagTATGCatgtttttacaaatttatgtttttcgaatgtatttacggaccatgttgaattttgggaaaaaaaatacatttaattgcgagggtgacgttttgaatcgttgtttcaacttgccccgcaccatgcatttctatttgccccgatgagttgaacatgcagagcaatatcaaacaaccaaaatacaaaaattaaaacgggtctttcattgatttttcataatcattatgcttattcaacattgaatgattacctcccgtgaaaatttgatgaaaagctcttccaaacatcgttttgagacctgtttcattggcacgtcaaatagttggtttggattttgcaaagggcgaaaaataaacaatggcagggattgcttttgaaagctgcaatctttcgggaatggcagtcagaagatgcgtttaggcgagtagtttgttgaaaaaaattatcagaacattcggtcatttcctttctaaattacagcttctgtttcaacttaccccgcatttcaacttgccccggtgtaccttatacaCTATATCGTGAAAATTTTATAGAATATTATCTTGAATTCTATCAAtttgaatgtttaaaaaaataaacattattccacATCTATACAACAAGGACatgattgaatttacaaacctattggattttgaaatttctcgctaataatcataatttttatattgaaggcatttgaagacatatttaaacgactgtgaagacatttgaaaatattctctgGCATCCctgtacgcaacccttagctggcggtcttttgtcatcggacgaatCGATCCGCTCCTCCAGTACTGGTTACTCCAGTACTCCCATCAATATCTCCGAAGTCCGGAACCATGTCCATTTCCAAAATGATGACCAATGCTACAAACACTATATGAATTTTGTGATTGATTGATGAAAACAGAACCAAACTCCGATGAAAGGCAGCTGAGAtccaacattttgaaaatttagattTCCATGAAATTGGGGATCAGGTACGTAAACGTTAATCGCGATTTTGAGGAGTACGTCTTTTTGCCTCAAGTCACCCCAATATATCCGGAGAGCAGAGCAATGAATCAATTTCAGTTCCCGTTGTATGGGCATAATTGGCTTATTATGTAACAAAATTCATACAAATACATGAAAATAATCCACGAATGAATTCGCGAGAGAACTATTAGTGGAATTTCATGGAGAAACTCCCAGAACGATCTACTGgaatattttgaagaatttcttgagaatttATGGAGGGAtcccagaaaaaaatatgaggAAATAGTCAACGGAATTTCTAATTGATTTGATGCCGAAAAAACGAAAAGGAAATTCCTCTCATCCCAACTCTTTTTAATTTGTAAAAAATAGTAGTTTACTCTAAATGATACGGCTTTTTAAACACTAACAGCAGCCTTTTCCGTTCTTCATGAAACCTCGATTAAACTGAGGATTGAAACCAGGCTTTTAAGTTGCAATAATTTGATGCATGTACTTGCGATGCTTGAAAGAGATTAGTTCGTTTCCCTAAACCAATTGCTAAACTGTAAGCTATAATCATCGTAAGCCATAATCATCGGTTAACAATTTAAAATCAATATATTTGAATTGAAGCTTTGACTCTCCGTTTACCGAATGGTGCAAGTAAATCgaaaattcatgaagaaaaGACTGATATATCAACACAGAGAGCAGACGTTCGCAAAGTTGTGTAAAactttgtactggtcattttgaagtatgtagTTATGCCCCCGcagcgcggtgctagtgtgcaaAGAATGGTGGTAAAAATTTGCCGTATTTTACTTTTTAGTAGACTATTGACATTGACAAATCAATTGAATTTGatggtaatttatttattactcaATTAACATAACTAGCAGTTCATTTCATAGGAACTAGAAGGTAAAATATACCAATGGGTAATCGGTTTCCATCTACAATTCACCTTTTTGCCCTTCTGCAGCTCCATAGTACCCCAATTGGCGAGCAGTCTTGAGCATGGCCACATAAGCGGCCAACGTTTCCTCCCCAGTTGGTAGGATCTCCTCCGCCGGCAGAATAAACATATTCGTACTATCCGGAGGTCCTCTCAACTCGAACGTAAACGCCACCGGAACGTTGCACTCGCTGAAAGCCCAATCCACCGAGTCCCCGGACGATGGATAGATGGTCTCGATCATCGCCCCCGACACGTACTCCTTTCCGTGTGTGCGACGAATCGCCTCCGAGCCCCGTTCACCGATCGTCTGTAGATCGTCATAGTTTTGCGCCTTATCGGTCGTATAGCCGTACGGGAACATGATCAGCTGCGAAAACGAGTGCATCGAAAAGTACGTCTTAATCCTGCTGGATTCCGCATTCTCCTTGAGAAACTTCTGCAAAACTTGCGTTTCCGCCTCACTGGCAGCGGAAGCTCCGGCAAAGTCGTACGCACACGGATCCGAACTGGCTCCGATGCCGTTCCAGTCGCTTTCGAAATTCCGATTGAGATCCACCCCGCGGCACAGTCCGTACGGTTTGCGATTTTTGCGCCAGAGGCGATCCGCTTCAAAGGTGTACTTATAACCGTCGGGGTTCACAACCGGGAAAAAGAACCAATCGAAGTTCTCCGCCAGGTCCTGCACGTCCGGCACGGTGGACGTGAGCAGTTGATTCAGAATGTAGGTGCACACGGCGGGGGAGATCCATTCGCGGGCGTGTATTCCGCACTCCACGAAAACGGCAGTGTTGCCGGATTTTTTGGACAATTTCACTCCCTTGATTAGGTTGCGCTCGTAGCTTGCCTGAAGCGGAACCGATTGGAGGATGGATGGAAAGTTGGACACTTGCAAGTCGAGCCATTTATGGATGGTTTCCAGGTGGAAGTAGTGTTGCCAGTCGAGCTGTTTCGGGTCTGTTCCCCTCGGTTTGATGGTGAAGTCTTCCTTGTCGATCAGTTCCTGGATGTTGTACAActgcaagaaaaaaataattggttTTCGTGAAAGAAATACATATACATATCTTGCTATGTATAAAAATTAACTGGTTTGTGATCGTATTCGCATAAATTGTATATGTCAAGTCGAGTccagtacgaaacactgaagacggtcttactGTTGTGGTCAAAATAAAAAAGCTGTAAAGCATCAATAGAATAAAATGGAATAGTATTAACTCATCTTTAATTTTCCCcaattgtgtttattttttgatttgaaacaaaaccTTCACAGGACTCGGAACAAATCCTTTAcaagatttgaaacaaatcattcactacatttgaaacaaattcttcaCAGGATTTGGTACAAATCCTTCACAGGATTAGGAACCCTTCGTTGAAAGGATCTGGAACGAATCCTGTACAAGATTTGGAACGAATCCTTCACATGTTATGATCACCCAAATTCAtcacaggatttggaacaaatccttcacactatttgaaacaaatccttcacagtatttggaaaaaaatccttcacagGATTGGGAACAAATCTTTCacaaaatttggaacaaattctccacaggatttggaacaaatccttcaCAGGACTTGGAACAAGTCCTTCACAGGATTGAGAAtatccggctccgtaacgctttacGGCAAATAAGCCTTCCTATATGGAAGGCTAAAATGGAatgccatttaaaaaaaataaagattggAAACAAATCCTTCAAAGGATTTAGAACACATCTTttaca
Encoded proteins:
- the LOC134207620 gene encoding zinc carboxypeptidase-like encodes the protein MRLLNRLLLLVPVAITTLLFAADCDGCAAAASSSAPSNKARYDFFRIYRVLLETEEQVQLMQQLENRSDSYTFMGHARHTNQNLTIMVAPQKIAEMTDLMERFDIQGSVLLYNIQELIDKEDFTIKPRGTDPKQLDWQHYFHLETIHKWLDLQVSNFPSILQSVPLQASYERNLIKGVKLSKKSGNTAVFVECGIHAREWISPAVCTYILNQLLTSTVPDVQDLAENFDWFFFPVVNPDGYKYTFEADRLWRKNRKPYGLCRGVDLNRNFESDWNGIGASSDPCAYDFAGASAASEAETQVLQKFLKENAESSRIKTYFSMHSFSQLIMFPYGYTTDKAQNYDDLQTIGERGSEAIRRTHGKEYVSGAMIETIYPSSGDSVDWAFSECNVPVAFTFELRGPPDSTNMFILPAEEILPTGEETLAAYVAMLKTARQLGYYGAAEGQKGEL